In Planctomycetia bacterium, one DNA window encodes the following:
- a CDS encoding tetratricopeptide repeat protein, producing MSSTDFKPAKDAKPRNRERCRPQPTGDVSLPVVVDSSAPNGPAGMRASRMGKWRAASLITVHVLMIAHVMHWLWSGTTVSPIEPSEAKDLALSGVVNAGFIFFALAIASTLLFGRYFCGWGCHLVAYQDFTLWVLKKLHLRPREFKSRLLIFVPLLAAFYMFVWPAVYRFVLRIEPPPLTMHLTTSGFWDTFPSYGVAILTVLVCGVAIIYFLGPKGFCTYACPYGGFFGPVDKLAVGRIRVTDACNACGHCTATCTSNVDVAQEVKLYKMVVSPGCMKCMDCVSVCPTNALYFGFGSPALGAKPIGDPKPRQYDLSLIEELAAGVVFVGAFLAFRSLYGKIPFLLSLGIAGIVAFLTLKAAALLYRPDVTLQKTRLKLDGRLRPGGVLFALLVAVLLAFTVHSGIWRYHDYLGNQAYALLPGEDLGWQHQADYATRLSLEQRHSAQMAIRHLSRARELALMRVPENDLALSWALLMDGQAEAARQLVADVIHHRPDDALLHLKQATYEVFSGRTNEARAAFRRAMDRCATGDNDSDAAAPPSPAAGLVYADYGLFLAASGDALGARQALITATQRDPRSSAIWGALGSFELSAGRINDARSALIRAVTLAPHNHEASRLLQHLAKLPQDFAGALPHYDAALAERPGAFALRYNRAYALTELGRVEEAVQAYQQVVRDWPDAAAAHADLGALCVMRGDLPGAVHEYETAVRLLPDDAEAVLRLGFLYEQSGRRDDARRQYQRVLTIGNAQQKQMAQAVLNR from the coding sequence ATGTCGTCCACCGATTTCAAACCCGCCAAAGACGCCAAGCCCAGGAACCGCGAGCGTTGTCGGCCGCAGCCGACTGGCGACGTGAGTCTCCCGGTCGTGGTGGACTCCAGCGCGCCGAACGGCCCCGCCGGCATGCGCGCGTCGCGGATGGGCAAATGGCGCGCGGCGTCTCTGATCACCGTTCACGTGCTGATGATCGCCCATGTGATGCACTGGCTCTGGAGCGGCACGACGGTGTCGCCCATCGAACCATCGGAAGCGAAGGACCTCGCGCTGTCGGGCGTTGTCAACGCCGGTTTCATCTTCTTCGCGCTGGCGATCGCCTCAACACTTCTGTTCGGCCGCTATTTCTGCGGCTGGGGGTGCCACCTTGTCGCATATCAGGATTTCACGCTCTGGGTGCTGAAGAAACTGCACCTGCGCCCGCGCGAGTTCAAATCGCGCCTGCTGATTTTTGTCCCGCTGCTCGCAGCGTTTTACATGTTTGTCTGGCCGGCCGTGTATCGGTTCGTGCTGCGCATCGAGCCGCCGCCGCTCACGATGCACCTGACGACCAGCGGATTCTGGGACACGTTCCCCAGCTACGGCGTGGCGATTCTCACCGTCCTCGTCTGTGGCGTGGCGATCATTTACTTCCTCGGCCCCAAAGGGTTCTGCACCTACGCCTGCCCCTATGGCGGTTTCTTCGGACCCGTCGACAAGCTCGCCGTCGGTCGCATTCGCGTCACCGACGCCTGCAACGCCTGCGGCCACTGCACCGCGACTTGCACCTCCAACGTCGATGTCGCGCAGGAAGTCAAACTCTACAAGATGGTCGTCAGCCCCGGTTGCATGAAATGCATGGACTGCGTCAGCGTCTGCCCGACGAATGCCCTGTACTTCGGATTTGGCTCGCCGGCCCTCGGGGCCAAGCCGATCGGCGACCCCAAGCCGCGCCAGTACGACCTCTCGTTGATCGAGGAGCTGGCGGCCGGCGTCGTGTTTGTCGGCGCGTTTCTCGCGTTTCGCTCACTGTATGGCAAGATCCCGTTTCTGTTGTCGCTCGGCATCGCCGGAATTGTCGCATTCCTGACGCTCAAGGCCGCAGCGCTTCTCTATCGCCCCGATGTAACGCTCCAGAAAACCCGTCTGAAACTGGACGGTCGCTTGAGGCCGGGCGGCGTCCTGTTCGCACTGCTCGTCGCCGTCCTGCTCGCCTTCACCGTGCACAGTGGGATCTGGCGTTATCACGATTACCTTGGCAATCAGGCGTATGCCCTGCTCCCCGGCGAGGACCTCGGCTGGCAGCACCAGGCGGATTATGCCACGAGATTGTCACTCGAACAGCGGCACAGCGCGCAGATGGCGATTCGCCACTTGTCCCGCGCGCGTGAACTCGCCCTGATGCGCGTGCCGGAGAACGACCTCGCGCTGTCTTGGGCTTTGCTCATGGACGGACAGGCGGAGGCGGCGCGGCAATTGGTGGCCGACGTCATCCATCATCGCCCGGACGACGCACTGCTGCACCTGAAGCAGGCGACGTACGAGGTCTTCTCCGGTCGAACGAACGAGGCCCGCGCAGCCTTCCGCCGGGCCATGGATCGTTGCGCCACAGGCGACAATGACAGCGATGCCGCGGCCCCGCCCTCCCCCGCGGCCGGCCTGGTTTATGCAGACTACGGTCTTTTTCTCGCCGCCTCCGGCGACGCCCTCGGCGCGCGCCAGGCCCTGATCACCGCCACGCAGCGCGATCCGCGCTCCTCGGCGATCTGGGGCGCGCTGGGCAGTTTTGAGCTTTCCGCCGGACGCATCAACGACGCGCGCTCCGCCCTGATCCGCGCCGTCACGCTCGCGCCGCACAACCACGAAGCGTCCCGCCTATTGCAGCATCTGGCGAAGCTGCCGCAGGACTTCGCCGGGGCCTTGCCGCACTACGACGCCGCGCTTGCCGAGCGACCGGGCGCGTTTGCCCTGCGATACAACCGCGCCTACGCCCTGACGGAGCTGGGCCGCGTGGAGGAGGCCGTTCAGGCGTATCAGCAGGTAGTCCGCGATTGGCCAGACGCCGCCGCCGCACACGCCGATCTGGGCGCGCTGTGCGTCATGCGCGGCGATCTGCCCGGAGCCGTGCACGAATACGAAACGGCCGTGCGGCTGCTGCCGGACGATGCCGAAGCCGTCCTGCGGCTGGGGTTCCTGTACGAACAATCCGGCCGGCGAGACGATGCGCGTCGGCAGTACCAGCGCGTGCTGACGATCGGCAACGCGCAACAGAAGCAAATGGCGCAAGCGGTCCTCAATCGGTGA
- the amrB gene encoding AmmeMemoRadiSam system protein B — MLIREPAVAGMFYPDEAPGCLKSVEQCVRRASDPVLRDDATVQGTLGGEARRDPTRRVLTPDASAGRVGRILGGVVPHAGWVCSGAVAARVILHIAQRRAPEPGSIKAQPLTIVIFGAIHVPHGPRPSIYPSGAWRTPLGLATVDDALSDALITQTRLLDAAPQAHRDEHSIEVEVPFIQHLLPDARILPIMTPPAEGAVELGAAVGEMCRAGGANVAFLASTDLTHYGPSYGFMPRGLGDDGLRWAKDVNDRRMIDLMLALRAESAVAEARANQNACGAGAIAATIAACRACGATRADLLEHTTSHEVLSAIRPERPRDAVGYAGLIFTD, encoded by the coding sequence ATGTTGATCCGTGAGCCTGCCGTCGCAGGGATGTTTTATCCCGATGAGGCACCGGGCTGTCTGAAATCCGTTGAACAATGCGTGCGGCGCGCAAGCGATCCTGTCCTGCGCGACGATGCAACGGTACAGGGCACACTCGGTGGCGAAGCACGACGGGATCCGACTCGTCGCGTCCTAACCCCCGATGCGTCCGCCGGGCGCGTCGGCCGCATCCTCGGCGGCGTGGTGCCTCATGCCGGCTGGGTGTGCAGCGGTGCGGTGGCGGCCCGGGTCATTCTGCACATCGCGCAGCGTCGCGCGCCAGAGCCGGGGTCAATCAAGGCGCAACCGCTCACGATCGTGATCTTCGGTGCGATTCACGTGCCGCATGGTCCGCGTCCGTCGATCTATCCGAGCGGGGCGTGGCGCACCCCGCTGGGGCTTGCCACGGTGGACGATGCCTTGAGCGACGCGCTCATCACGCAGACTCGTCTGCTCGATGCCGCGCCGCAGGCACACCGCGATGAACACAGTATTGAAGTCGAAGTGCCGTTCATTCAGCATCTGCTTCCCGATGCCCGCATCCTGCCGATCATGACGCCGCCCGCGGAGGGAGCCGTGGAACTGGGCGCGGCCGTGGGGGAGATGTGCCGCGCCGGCGGGGCGAATGTCGCATTTCTGGCATCGACCGACCTCACGCACTACGGTCCGAGCTACGGGTTCATGCCGCGCGGCCTCGGCGACGACGGCCTGCGCTGGGCGAAGGACGTGAACGATCGCCGCATGATCGATCTGATGCTCGCGCTGCGCGCCGAATCCGCCGTGGCCGAGGCACGCGCGAATCAGAACGCGTGCGGAGCGGGGGCGATTGCCGCGACGATCGCCGCGTGCCGGGCCTGCGGCGCGACGCGGGCCGACCTGCTCGAACACACGACCAGTCACGAGGTGCTGTCCGCGATTCGTCCGGAGCGACCGCGCGACGCCGTGGGATACGCCGGGCTGATTTTCACCGATTGA
- a CDS encoding CBS domain-containing protein, giving the protein MSLVRDVLAGKGRNVATVPLDATALDAVQVMHDRRIGAVVVMNGDEIAGIFTERDVMNRVVFEGRDAADTPIRDVMTEKVAFVVPHTSLEACRTIMTRHKLRHLPVIEGGKLVGIISAGDILARELKDSEETIRYLHEYMHGGV; this is encoded by the coding sequence ATGTCGCTTGTTCGAGATGTGCTCGCCGGTAAGGGTCGCAACGTCGCCACGGTTCCGCTCGACGCCACGGCGCTGGACGCGGTGCAGGTCATGCACGACCGCCGGATTGGAGCGGTCGTCGTGATGAACGGAGACGAAATCGCCGGCATCTTCACCGAGCGCGACGTGATGAACCGCGTCGTATTCGAGGGGCGCGACGCGGCCGACACGCCGATTCGCGACGTGATGACGGAGAAAGTCGCTTTCGTCGTGCCGCACACGTCGCTGGAGGCCTGTCGCACGATCATGACGCGGCACAAGCTCCGCCACCTGCCGGTGATTGAGGGCGGCAAGCTCGTCGGGATCATCTCGGCCGGCGACATCCTCGCGCGGGAGTTGAAGGACTCCGAAGAGACGATTCGCTATTTGCACGAGTACATGCACGGCGGCGTGTAG